A segment of the Strix uralensis isolate ZFMK-TIS-50842 chromosome 12, bStrUra1, whole genome shotgun sequence genome:
TACTTGACCTGCATTCAAACTTTGCAGGCATAGGGAACTGGTTCAGGATGGAAGTGGGAAATAATATGCCACCTGATAAGAACAGAAACATCTATGGTGACGGCGTTTCTATTGACACAATCTACAGTGCTGAAAATGGTGCTGTAAGTGGCAGCGGAAACGCCTTCTTCAGGTTGGGAAGATTTGCCAGTGCTTTGAAGCCGACAGTGGCTCTATGGTGCAAGTGGTGCTTTAGGGACAAGGAGAACACTTCTGGGGCAGAACAAAGAACACTCATAGTCTGGAGTAGatgaggtttctttttttccaaagtcacATCGGACAGGCTGGAATTTGGTGGACTTGGAACAAAGTGCAAGTGGGACTAGTGAGAGAGGGTGAATGAATTCTGTTCAGCACAATCCTGTGCCCAAGAGAAGAAGCCTGTAACGAGTTTTTGATTAAACAGTGATAGTAGTAGGTTTTGCCTATGAGAACAAGGCTCCTGAATGTGATGATTCTGAACGTAATGTTCATTTAGGAGTCCATGGCTTGAAAACTTCATGAGTTATTCAGTTGGGAGATTTTGTcgtttgggttttggggtggttttttgtttcctttttttggtgaCTGTAAATTGGGTTGAAGAAAGTTTTGGCGTATATAGAACAGATCTGAAGCTAGAATGGCTTTGTGATCCCAGGTTGTTATTTTAATGAACAAGCTGCTGACGCTCTTTCTGGTTTGTTCCTGCTGTCAACTGGAAAGGGCTCAACTTTAAAGCAGAGGTTTGGCTTGAGTACTTCCTTCTAAAGCTCTTACTCTTCCAGGTTTCTCAGTGACCTCTATTCTTGTTCTTACCTCCTCCTACTTCCTGCTTTTGTGTCTTCCAGGAAACAACAGCAGAATCAAGACAGCGGCCAAACTCCCCACAGCTCTGACTCTCTCTGGGTTGGTGGAAGTGAAAGAGGTATATATGTACTAGCTGCTTCCAGAAACTCCTTCCTGCAGTTATCTTGACATGTAGATGGCGATTCCTGGGGACTTGCTGGGTGGCAAGGTGTTTAGCTACCCTGGTTTCCTGTAAATGTGCGTGGACACGGCCTGCCATGAACTTTAGTTACTGCAAACGTAGTGTTTTTCTTTAGGACTGAAAATACTGATTGTCTGTGTTCACTGGAATGCTGGACTGGGTGCTGAAATAAGGGGTTCTGCATGAGGTTAACCTAAAATCTTACATTGCAGCTGCAAAAGGAAGCATTGACCCCAGAGGAGGCCCAGTCGGTCCAAGAGCATTTGGGTTACCAAGGCAATGACCTTCTCATTGTTCAGATAGAAGGCAGGAAGCCCAATTTTGAAGTGGGATCCTCAAGTCAGCTCAAACTTTCCTTTGCCAAGAAATCTGGTCCTTCAGGTAAGGAGTGGTGCATGCTAAATGCCTGGATTGCCGGCCTCTTGGTGATAAGTATCCCTTGGAATAGGGAGACAGCTCCAGGCTAGGGAGTACTACAGTAAAAACCTGTGAAGCGGGGCTTTCCAAAGTTGTTTGAACTCTATTTGTCGGGAGTAGATGGGGCAAAGGCTTCAGTAACTactgtttcttcctttgttttggcTTCAGGAAAACCCTCTGTGGACCCAACTGCTGCCAAGCTGTGGACGCTCTCTGCCAGCGATATGAATGATGAGGAGATGgtatctggttttgtttgtgaGGCTTTGCTGtgcttccttctctctcctcttctttcctaTTCTGAATAGTTTCAGTCATGTCTCTTGGGAAGCTTTACAGCTTAAGAGGTTGAAAGGCATCCCCAGGGAAAAATATCTCATCTACTATGTGAGGTTTTGAGAGCCCAGAGGTGtggtgggggcagagaggagaCACGGGTAAGAGGGCACAACTGCAGCACTTTAATGCTAGTGCTGCAGATAGCACCATTTCTTTGAACATAACACAGCAATGTCATTCTGACAAATCAAGTTTTTTTCATGTTATCTTCCGTGGTGTATTTTCAGGATCTTCTGGACTCTGATGAGCTGTTGGATTCTGAGGATTTGAAAAAGCCAGATCCATCGTCCCTCAGAGCTCCATCCTGCAAAGAAATGGGCAAAAAAAAGGCCTGCAAGAACTGGTCAGTGCTGGGATTAGCATACTGGTGAACCTTTTAACATGAAACCCTTAGAGTTGGAGGGATTTTAAAAAGATTGTAGACactttgctgttcttcagagcaTAATTCTCTTGGTTTGTGTCATTTCTTAACTATTTGAATGTAAATGCAAATTCAGTGAGACTTGACTAGCCACACCAAAACTGCTACAAATCACCACACTGGTATGATCAACAGTCTTTTTGAAGGTGGAGGCACAATGTGTGCAGCCTTGACTAAAACCCTGGTTTTTCAGATTTCAAGGAGAAATAGCACACATAGCTAAGTGCTGTAGAGTCATTTCCCACTGAATTAAAACTTGGAGGGTGTTTCAACACTTGTTACACCAACCATGGTGTTGAAGAACAGAGCGAAGAGCATGAGAGTCCCAGAGTCAGCTGTGTCGTGTGACAGAGCGAGGGCTGTCGTGTGTGAGTAGGGCTGGAACAAGTGTTGGTGACTCACAACCTTTAAGCAGAAAGAGGCAGgtgacttctttatttttctacagCACATGTGGCCTGGCTGAAGAGTTGGAACAGGAGAAGAAGAGCTCACAGCCCAAATCTGCCTGTGGAAATGTAAATAGTCATTTTTGTTTCTATACTGTGGTTTGCAGTTTGTGTCCAAGAACTGTGTTCTCTAGTGACTGCTCCCTAAGCTGGTTTACTGCTTCCAAATACTGGGATTTGCTTCCAAATGCTTCCAAATACTACTTCCAAATACTTCAGCCTGCTGCCCTGTGCCCACTGCTCCCTGCCAGTCCGTGCTGCCCATTCCAGTGCCACCTGTGTAGGAGTTGGTGTGGCCAGGGaagctttccctccctgctcGTGTgcttcccagggctctgctgcaggaGGATCACCTCACAGGAGCccagggggacctgggggtggttAGGGGCTGCCTAGGCACAGCTTGCAGCCACGCCTGGGCGCACCAGCTGGGGCAGAAACTTGCTTCTTCCCTGTGAGCCCTCTGCCCTGCGCAGCTCAGCTAACCAGACCTGTGTTGAGAAGAGGGTAGAAGGGAAGCAGTTTCTGTGCCGATAGATGCTGAGGAGCCATGTCGTTTCTTAGGCTGGAAAAACCATATCACAGGGGGAGAGAACTGAAAGTTGCCCCTGCTTACAGaaggtgcttttctttctcttgccagTGCTACCTGGGGGATGCATTCCGCTGCGCCAGCTGCCCTTACCTGGGGATGCCCGCCTTCAAGCCTGGGGAGAAGATTCTCCTGAAAGAGAACCAGCTGCATGATGCTTAACAAAGGCATCTCTGTCTGTCCTGCGAAGGACTGCTCTGCTTCTCCATCAGTCTGAGGTTCTTCCTGCAGTCCTTCTCATCCTCTCAAACTCATGCTCTCCAGACAGTACTCCTTGCGGGAAGGGACACGGTGGGCACTGACACTGCTGTGAGCTCATCACTTGTAATCAACCTGATAATCTTTGGTGACAAGTGGTTTTGTATGTATTAGACTTCATGTTACACCTTGTTTTAGCTGCCTTGACTCGATACTGGGACGCTGGCTGTCACAGCACGTCCCACCAGCAGAGGGAAGTAGAATCAAGTGTCAGGTTGACCTCTTGTGCTTGTGGCAGGACAGGTACTTCCCATGCACATGTCGTATAGCTCTAATTT
Coding sequences within it:
- the CIAPIN1 gene encoding anamorsin, translated to MGEYGVVPGQRVAVIWDSSSPVEALKDLVDKIQALVGADNRVSVENINQLSQSAHRESSFDVILSGVVPGSTAQHSAEVLAEIARILKPGGRVLLKEPVVTESGNNSRIKTAAKLPTALTLSGLVEVKELQKEALTPEEAQSVQEHLGYQGNDLLIVQIEGRKPNFEVGSSSQLKLSFAKKSGPSGKPSVDPTAAKLWTLSASDMNDEEMDLLDSDELLDSEDLKKPDPSSLRAPSCKEMGKKKACKNCTCGLAEELEQEKKSSQPKSACGNCYLGDAFRCASCPYLGMPAFKPGEKILLKENQLHDA